The window TGAGTGTCTCGTAGTCGTAGCGCCATCGCGCCATGTCGCGCGTGCCCATCTTGATCGAGACTACATGCGGCATGGCGGCGAGCGCGAGCATTTCGCGCAGGCTGTAGCCCGCCTTCGTCCACGTCGGGTACTGGTGGACGATGATGCGGATGTCCGCACCCAGAGCCACGTCCTCGAAAAATCCGAGCGCCGTCTCGCTCGTCCGCCCAAACCGCAGCCAGTGATGCGGCGGCATGAGCAGGATGGCGTCCGCGCCGGACTCCTTCGCCGCGACTGCCTGATCGATGGCTTCGAGGCTGCCCTCCGCCGACACGCCCGACACGACGCGCACGCGCTCGCCTGCGGCTTCAGAGACGATGCGCGTCACCTCGGCCCGCTCGCGCGCACGGAGCGATGTGATCTCGCCCGTATGTCCGTTGCAGACGACGCCACGGATGCCCTCGACACGCGACAACTCGTCGATATACGCGGCGAGACCCTCAGCGTCGATGGAATCGTCGTCGTGGAACGGGCACAGCGTGGCGGGGAACACGCCCGTCCACGGGATGCGCTCTCGGCTCATCTGCCTCCTCATCCAAGGTCTCAGTGCTGCGTCAGAGCGGCAGCGAGACTCGCCGCCCCTCTTTCGCCGAGCGGTACGCGCCGAGAATCATCTCGATGCAGACCTTGCCAGCGCGAGCGTCCGCGTGGGGCACATCGGGGTTCTTCAGGTACTCGATGAAGGGACGCGCGACGGCGGCGATCCGCGCACCATGTCCGGCGGGAATCTCGAAGCCCAGGTCCTGCCAGCCGCGGTCCGCCTGGTCGGCGCGGTAGAGCTTTAGGCCGATGGGGTTGGTGATCCCCTTCGTCGAGGTCGAGGGCCCATCGTCGTGGTTCTGGATGACGACGCCCCTATCGCCGTAGACCTCCGTCGTGTTCTCGCCCGCCCAGACGACCGACGAGTTCAGAAGGATCGCCATCGCGCCGTTCTTGAACCGGTAGATGGCGCACCCCGTGTCGTCGGGAGCCGCCGTCGTCAGCAGGTTGTCGATCTCCGCGACGACGCTGACCGGCTCCCCCAGTATCCACAGCAGGAAGTCGGCGGCGTGGGAGGCGTCGTCCATGAACATGCCCATGTTCTTCACGGGATCGACGTGCCACGACGAGTGGAACGCCTCGTTGAAGAGCACACCGATGCAGTGACGCCGTCGGACGATGCCAATCTTGCCCAGCGTCCCGTCGTCGATGAGGTGCTTGATCATCTGGTTCATCGGGTCTTGGCGCATCTGGTACGCCATCGAGAAGAGGACTCCCGACTTGTCCACGTCCGAGATGATCTGGTCGCAGTCCTCCAACGTCAGCGCCATCGGCTTCTGAAGGAGAACGTTCTTCTTGGCGTCGGTGGCCATTCGGACCATTTCGGCGTGCCGATAGGTCTCGATCCCGATCATGACCGCGTCCACTTCCTTGTGGCGTGCGACCTCTTCCGGCGATTTGCAGAGCTGCATCCCGTACTGGCTCGCCATGGAGCCGCCGCGACTGGCGTCGTCATCCCAGCAGGCGACGAGGCGCGCATCCTCGAAGTTGGCGATCTGCGAACAGTAGGACCCAACGTGACCGTGAGCGAAGCTCAAAATGCCGATGCCGATCTTAGCCATCGTTTGCCCTATCCTGCGTAACAGCGATCAGAGGTAGCCGAGCTCCTCCAGCCGCTGTGCGATGACCGCTTCGTCATCGTCGGTGAACGTGTTGCCGGTCTCGAACCGTCGCAGCAGGCTCGTGCCGTGGAAGGCTTCTGGCGGCTCGACTCCGAAGAGATCGAGCACCGTCGGAGCGACGTCGAGGAGTGACATGCCCTCAATGGGAACTTCGCGCGAGGGAATCCCGGGCCCGGCGGCGATCAGGATGCCGTTCTCGGCGTGGTTCGCGTCGTCGGGGCCCGTGTCGTTCTCGAAGACGTGAACCGATCCGGTGCCCACCTGTCCGATGGAACGCCAATGGAGCCCGCCGAAGATGGCGATGAGGTCCGGCGCGATCCCCCGGACGTTCCGGTAGATGTCCTCCGGCTTGTAGACCCCCGTGCCAATCGGATTGCCGTTCTCGTCGCCCAACGCTTCGAGCCCGGCGATGAGTTCGGATCGAAGGGCATCGACGCCTTCCGCCGGAACGGTTCCGTTGGGCTCCCGACCCTCGACGTTCAGGAAGATGCGTCCGTAGTAGCCGCCATCGCCCCAAGCGCGCGTGCCGGACCAATCCACCATGCTCGGCATCAGCCGGGTCGGCGCGGTCGGCTCCGAGAGCAGCTTCAGATATCCGTTGCGGATGAGCCACTCGTTGACGCAAATGCCTCCGTCCATTCGCTTGGCGCCGTGGTCCGAGACGACGAAGACGGTCGTCTCGTCGCCCAATGCCTCGAGGAGCTCCCCCAGGTGTTCGTCGAGCCGAATATAGAACTCGCGCATCGCGGTCGCGTACGGATGTCCCGGTTCATGGAGCCGATGCTCCGGGTCGGAGAACCGCCAGAAGGCGTGGTGGATGCGGTCGGTTCCCATCTCGACCATCGCGAAGAAGTCCCACGACTTCGACGCCACGAGATGCTTGGCGACGCGGAAGCGCTTGTCCACCATGGCGTAGAGCTGCGTCAGTAACCCGTCGCGGTCGTTGGTGCGGAACCCGGCGACATCCAGCATGTACCCGTCGGCGACGCGCTGGATTTCCGCTCCGAGCTGGGGCGGATGGGTGAAGGGTCGGTTCGTATCAGGCGTGAGGAAGCACGAGACGAGGTGTCCGCGCACGGACTTCGGCGGGTACGTCAGGGGAACGCCGAGGACGATGTTCTCCCTGCCCTCTGCTCCGAGGACATCCCACACCGCTGGTTCGTTCACGGAACCCGATGACGCGAAGAACAACCCGTCGTACGAGTAGTCGAGCCGGTTGCGGAACCCGTAGATGCCCAGCGAGCCCGGATCCTGGCTCGTCATCATCGACATCCACGCCGGAACCGTGATGGGCGGGATCGTGCTCGCCAGCGAACCGTGAACGCCGCGCGACACAAGGCTCTTGAGGTTCGGCAGAGAGTCGAGCCATGCCCCGAACAGGAACTCCGGTGGCGCGCAGTCCAACCCGATGAGGGCAACGCGCCGATCCACGTGGTCGGTCATTCGAGCCTTCCTCCGGTATTTGCCCGTCGCGAGCCAATATAGACGCCCCT of the Candidatus Poribacteria bacterium genome contains:
- a CDS encoding phosphodiesterase; the encoded protein is MTDHVDRRVALIGLDCAPPEFLFGAWLDSLPNLKSLVSRGVHGSLASTIPPITVPAWMSMMTSQDPGSLGIYGFRNRLDYSYDGLFFASSGSVNEPAVWDVLGAEGRENIVLGVPLTYPPKSVRGHLVSCFLTPDTNRPFTHPPQLGAEIQRVADGYMLDVAGFRTNDRDGLLTQLYAMVDKRFRVAKHLVASKSWDFFAMVEMGTDRIHHAFWRFSDPEHRLHEPGHPYATAMREFYIRLDEHLGELLEALGDETTVFVVSDHGAKRMDGGICVNEWLIRNGYLKLLSEPTAPTRLMPSMVDWSGTRAWGDGGYYGRIFLNVEGREPNGTVPAEGVDALRSELIAGLEALGDENGNPIGTGVYKPEDIYRNVRGIAPDLIAIFGGLHWRSIGQVGTGSVHVFENDTGPDDANHAENGILIAAGPGIPSREVPIEGMSLLDVAPTVLDLFGVEPPEAFHGTSLLRRFETGNTFTDDDEAVIAQRLEELGYL
- a CDS encoding Gfo/Idh/MocA family oxidoreductase; the protein is MAKIGIGILSFAHGHVGSYCSQIANFEDARLVACWDDDASRGGSMASQYGMQLCKSPEEVARHKEVDAVMIGIETYRHAEMVRMATDAKKNVLLQKPMALTLEDCDQIISDVDKSGVLFSMAYQMRQDPMNQMIKHLIDDGTLGKIGIVRRRHCIGVLFNEAFHSSWHVDPVKNMGMFMDDASHAADFLLWILGEPVSVVAEIDNLLTTAAPDDTGCAIYRFKNGAMAILLNSSVVWAGENTTEVYGDRGVVIQNHDDGPSTSTKGITNPIGLKLYRADQADRGWQDLGFEIPAGHGARIAAVARPFIEYLKNPDVPHADARAGKVCIEMILGAYRSAKEGRRVSLPL
- a CDS encoding dihydrodipicolinate synthase family protein, with amino-acid sequence MSRERIPWTGVFPATLCPFHDDDSIDAEGLAAYIDELSRVEGIRGVVCNGHTGEITSLRARERAEVTRIVSEAAGERVRVVSGVSAEGSLEAIDQAVAAKESGADAILLMPPHHWLRFGRTSETALGFFEDVALGADIRIIVHQYPTWTKAGYSLREMLALAAMPHVVSIKMGTRDMARWRYDYETLKAAHPDVSILTCHDEYLLPTLLEGSDGALVGFAGFVPELIVEIVECALAGDLSGARKAQALVDPLSRIVYSFGEPSGDAHQRMKCARWLLGRFPSMHMRGPLRSLRPEAVAAIRDALTALGLDCPN